GTCGTCTTCCCGCAGCCGTTCGGCCCGAGGAGGCACACGAACTCCCCCGCCTCGACGCCGAACGACACGGCGTCGAGGACCGGGATGAGATAGTCCTTCCCGACCCCCGCGACCTCGAGCTTCACCGCCATCGCGCGAGCCGCCGCGAGATCGAGTCGAAGACGAGCTTGTCGGTGACCATCATCACGAGGATCATCACGAGCGCCCAGGCGAAGACCATCTGGGTCGCCAGGATCTCGCGGCTGTAGTTCATGATGTAGCCGATCCCCGAGGTGACGCCGAAGATCTCGGCGACGACCGAGACCTTCAGCGCGAGCCCGAAGCCCACCTTCATCCCGGCCACCAGGTACGGGAGCGTGGACGGGATGACGATCGCCCGGAACTTCTCGCGGCCGTCGAGGCGATAGACGTCGCCCATCTCGAGGAGGCGCCGGTCCACGTTCGCGACCCCCTCGACGAGGTTCGACGCGACCACGGGGAGGGTGATCATGAACGTCGTGAAGATCGGCGCCCAGTTCGAGAGGCCGAACCAGATGATCGAGATGACGATCCAGACGAAGACCGAGGTCGAGTTCAGGACGGCGAGGACGTCGTGGACGACGCCGCGCGCGCGCGGCGAAAGGAAGGCGGCGAGCGCCATGCCGAGCGCGCAGAGCACGGCGCCGCCGAACCCGACCAGGATCCGGGAGAGCGAGGCGCCGGTGTGCGTCCACACGTCGCCGGATCGGATGATCTCGCCGAGGCCCCGGGCCACCGCGAGGGGCGAGGGCAGCACGTAGGCGCCGTAGCGCCAGGAGAGGAGCGACCAGACGACGATGACGGCCGCCGCGACGGCGAGCGTCGGGAGGCGCAGGCGGGCGGGCCAGTCACGTCGCGTCACGGACGGCCCGCCCCGCGATCACGCGCGGTGGAAGAATTCCTTCCGGATCCGATCAGGGCTGTCCCAGAGGTCGGACTTGAGGAAGCCGAACTCCTTGTTGATCTTGAGCTGCGCGATGAGCGTCTCCACCTGCTCGTCGTGGAGGCCCGAGAGCATGCGGACCGTCTCCTTGTACGCGACCTGGATGACCTCCTTCGGCAGCTTCGTCACCTCGGCCACGATCTCCATCG
Above is a genomic segment from Candidatus Methylomirabilota bacterium containing:
- a CDS encoding ABC transporter permease translates to MTRRDWPARLRLPTLAVAAAVIVVWSLLSWRYGAYVLPSPLAVARGLGEIIRSGDVWTHTGASLSRILVGFGGAVLCALGMALAAFLSPRARGVVHDVLAVLNSTSVFVWIVISIIWFGLSNWAPIFTTFMITLPVVASNLVEGVANVDRRLLEMGDVYRLDGREKFRAIVIPSTLPYLVAGMKVGFGLALKVSVVAEIFGVTSGIGYIMNYSREILATQMVFAWALVMILVMMVTDKLVFDSISRRLARWR